In the Salinirubrum litoreum genome, one interval contains:
- a CDS encoding DUF7527 domain-containing protein produces the protein MDSERLDDVTGWSSRPFADGYDGLRDLADREFSGAVTEGMAWAFFLNGRIVGVFDGSIEDFEDADGTAYEAPHPALPLLYAMQETGGETRAKYYTNDTPISEVDRTLSAGNFTGYVELSENVLSGDYYTVYHGGRSMSAAYVGSSRRLVTGDEAFEKADDEVGIYEVKTVPVEIVEIPGTAEDEEEADDRVGAAGGATSAAGAASATDAGASDAGTAETNADDAGTADTGDEAGVPAESEPNEATPEDRTADDTTTPESGVTLGAATDSDDATDSDDAVDSTDSTAVDDVDSTATESAASTPPTDSDPADEPPAATDHESSATEPAATEPTSAADDTSDADTADGPATASDDASTTATDDASTGSEGVTFGGDGDDDLDDAAVSDLADEVIADTSLDEEPLAEESDDDSGVFSAESEWRETTTIPALDPEESIDDGDGGSRSPGAGTGNGGQRGRGQRGRSGATDHAGSGRASSGTGGSASGSRRSQRGQAGGTTSRNGVSREQAEQLREKLEASQEARQQAEAAREQLASELESVREERDALETERDDLEADRDELEARANQLDSRVAELQSQVERLESELAEARAEQPDPEHALSAREALDGTNLFVRYDSKSGGTLEKAHDGQVDREEVNTNLRLEHHTSFETDDAHVDGEPYEAFLQESIEYGFARWVVQDLLYEIRDTGHEAQLQDLYDAIPKIDRAELNGNVSISYTENGEEHREQQRFDVVLRDRMGNPLLVANLNDSREAATESMMRELIENSRRLAETSDSLGAGFLVTASFFAPEALETASEATSGGLLSRSKRESFVKLSRKQGFHLCLVETRNGDFHLNVPEL, from the coding sequence ATGGACAGCGAGAGATTAGACGACGTGACCGGCTGGAGTTCCCGGCCGTTCGCGGACGGCTACGACGGACTCCGCGACCTCGCGGACCGGGAGTTCAGCGGCGCGGTCACCGAGGGGATGGCGTGGGCGTTCTTCCTCAACGGGCGTATCGTCGGGGTCTTCGACGGGAGCATCGAGGACTTCGAGGACGCGGACGGGACCGCCTACGAGGCACCGCACCCCGCCCTGCCGCTGCTGTACGCGATGCAGGAGACCGGCGGCGAGACGCGCGCGAAGTACTACACCAACGACACACCCATCTCGGAGGTCGACCGGACGCTCTCGGCGGGCAACTTCACGGGCTACGTCGAACTCTCCGAGAACGTCCTCTCGGGCGACTACTACACGGTCTACCACGGCGGCCGGTCGATGAGTGCCGCCTACGTCGGGAGCAGTCGCCGCCTCGTGACCGGCGACGAGGCCTTCGAGAAGGCCGACGACGAGGTCGGCATCTACGAGGTGAAGACGGTTCCCGTGGAGATAGTCGAGATTCCCGGGACAGCGGAGGACGAGGAGGAAGCCGACGACAGAGTCGGTGCGGCCGGTGGTGCGACCAGTGCGGCAGGTGCAGCCAGCGCGACCGACGCCGGCGCGTCCGACGCCGGCACAGCCGAGACGAACGCAGACGACGCCGGCACAGCCGACACGGGCGACGAGGCCGGCGTGCCGGCCGAGTCGGAGCCGAACGAGGCGACGCCCGAGGACCGGACTGCCGACGACACGACGACACCGGAGTCGGGCGTCACGCTCGGTGCGGCCACCGATTCAGACGACGCCACCGACTCCGACGACGCCGTCGACTCCACGGACTCTACCGCCGTCGACGACGTCGACTCGACTGCCACAGAGTCGGCGGCGTCCACGCCGCCGACGGACAGCGACCCGGCAGACGAACCACCTGCGGCCACCGACCACGAGTCGTCGGCGACGGAGCCTGCGGCGACGGAGCCGACGAGTGCGGCAGACGACACCTCGGACGCCGACACGGCCGACGGACCGGCGACCGCGAGCGACGACGCCTCGACGACCGCCACCGACGACGCCTCGACAGGCTCCGAGGGCGTCACCTTCGGCGGCGACGGAGACGACGATCTGGACGACGCGGCTGTCAGCGACCTCGCGGACGAGGTCATCGCCGACACGAGCCTCGACGAGGAACCGCTGGCCGAGGAGAGCGACGACGACTCGGGCGTGTTCTCCGCGGAGAGCGAGTGGCGGGAGACGACGACGATTCCGGCGCTCGACCCCGAGGAGTCCATCGACGACGGCGACGGCGGTAGTCGGAGTCCCGGGGCCGGCACGGGGAACGGAGGCCAGCGTGGCCGCGGGCAGCGCGGGCGAAGCGGTGCGACCGACCACGCCGGCTCTGGCCGAGCGTCCAGTGGCACCGGCGGTAGCGCGTCGGGGAGTCGCCGGAGCCAGCGCGGACAGGCCGGCGGCACCACCTCTCGGAACGGCGTCTCACGCGAGCAGGCCGAACAGCTGCGAGAGAAACTCGAAGCCAGCCAGGAGGCCAGACAGCAGGCCGAGGCGGCACGCGAGCAGTTGGCGTCGGAACTCGAGTCGGTTCGCGAGGAACGTGACGCGCTGGAGACCGAACGCGACGACCTCGAAGCCGACCGCGACGAGTTGGAAGCGCGCGCGAACCAGCTCGACTCGCGGGTCGCAGAGTTACAGTCGCAGGTCGAGCGACTGGAGTCGGAACTCGCCGAGGCGCGGGCCGAACAGCCCGATCCGGAGCACGCCCTCTCCGCGCGGGAGGCACTCGACGGGACGAACCTGTTCGTCCGGTACGACTCCAAGAGTGGCGGGACCTTAGAGAAGGCTCACGACGGGCAGGTGGATCGAGAGGAGGTCAACACCAACCTCCGACTCGAACACCACACGAGCTTCGAGACCGACGACGCACACGTCGACGGGGAGCCCTACGAGGCGTTCCTGCAGGAGAGTATCGAGTACGGCTTCGCTCGCTGGGTCGTGCAGGACCTGCTGTACGAGATCCGCGACACCGGCCACGAGGCGCAGTTACAGGACCTGTACGACGCGATCCCGAAGATCGACCGCGCCGAGTTGAACGGCAACGTCTCGATCAGCTACACCGAGAACGGCGAGGAACACCGCGAGCAACAGCGGTTCGACGTGGTCCTGCGCGACCGGATGGGCAACCCCCTGTTGGTGGCGAACCTCAACGACTCACGCGAGGCGGCCACCGAGTCGATGATGCGCGAGTTGATCGAGAACTCGCGCCGGTTGGCGGAGACGAGCGACTCGCTGGGTGCGGGCTTCCTCGTGACGGCGAGTTTCTTCGCGCCGGAGGCACTGGAGACCGCCTCGGAGGCGACGAGCGGCGGGCTCCTCAGCCGGAGTAAGCGCGAGAGCTTCGTCAAACTCTCCAGAAAACAGGGGTTCCACCTCTGTCTAGTCGAGACGAGAAACGGCGACTTCCACCTGAACGTACCGGAACTTTAG